From a region of the Budorcas taxicolor isolate Tak-1 chromosome 9, Takin1.1, whole genome shotgun sequence genome:
- the TMEM244 gene encoding transmembrane protein 244 — MGNIEEHREVENNGQKEKGFDEQREVYRQRVVWQNLLICVILFYTVYYVVLGMCYVMLKVYELDVLAPFDFKTNPSWLNTNYKVLLVSTEVTYFVCGLLFVLVVEEWVWDYGISVTILHVAITSTVMLEFPLTSHWWAALGFGLISMICGGQTLAYCLFKDNFIYPDLDDF; from the exons ATGGGAAATATTGAAGAGCACAGGGAGGTTGAGAACaatgggcagaaagagaagggatttGATGAGCAAAGGGAAGTCTACAGACAAAGG GTTGTTTGGCAGAACCTTCTCATATGTGTCATCCTTTTTTACACTGTGTACTACGTGGTTCTGGGCATGTGCTATGTGATGCTCAA GGTGTATGAGTTGGATGTCCTGGCACCATTTGATTTCAAAACAAATCCTTCATGGCTCAACACAAATTATAAAG TTCTTTTAGTCTCAACAGAGGTCACCTACTTTGTTTGTGGATTACTTTTCGTTCTGGTAGTGGAAGAGTGGGTTTGGGATTATGGTATTTCAGTAACTATTCTTCATGTTGCCATCACTTCAACTG TTATGCTGGAATTCCCCTTGACGTCACACTGGTGGGCTGCCTTAG GATTCGGCTTAATTTCAATGATATGCGGAGGCCAGACTTTAGCATACTGTTTGTTCAAAGATAATTTTATCTATCCAGATCTGGATGATTTCTAA